AAACATGACAACATTGACAAGTACTACATGgggaataaataattttaattgtttttctcTTTGTGCAAATgcttaaaatctaaaataataagaGTTCCAAAAATGTGCTGGTTTGtgggttattttttttaattttttaaacacacTTGAAGGTGCACAAAAAAACTTGAAATAAAGCTTCCAAACCATATTCCCAACAACCTTTTGCTTCATTTCTGGTTACATCCGTTTTAATTGTAAAGTCAACTGATTACAAACCAGAGTATGTccctcttttttgttttttttgaacacaacttACTTCCATTAAACTAAAATGTTCGGTTACAACAGGGGATTAAACATCCTCTTTGATAAAAAGCATTAAACACAAAGATAAAAGAAACCGAAGCAGATAGGTCTTCATACGAAGATGACAGCGGATTCGAAGCAGAGCTTGAATGCGTCAATGGAGCCTGCACGACAAAGTCGGCCAGCTGAGAATTAGTCACTTTTGATTGTGATGTTGAACTCCAACCTGCACCTACAAGAAACCCTGAAGTATTCTCGTTTGCATCTTCTGGTCCCGTAGAGACCGCTACGCAAGATAGCAAAATGGTGTTTAAGCTGAATAAACTGCTCGGTGAGATAGCAAAAGTCAACTGATTACAAACCAGAGTATGTCCCTCACTTATAGTTTTTTACACCAAATTGAAGCCAAAATGTTTAAGATTAATTCTCAGAAACTGTAATGATCCAACGAAatcaaaaatgaatatttatataaaagaaacaaaaggcaTGTCTTTGCTGTGTTATGTATAATGCAAATCCATAAGGGAGGCTGATGACCAAAGGAATGAAGAAGAACATTATATTCCTTAAACTTTTTATCATTCATGAGgaataagttttcttttttattcatttgtttgtagagaattatagaACAAATCAATTCctcattaattttgataagaaactatcatttttcatcattcttaaaattttattcctaCTCATTCATTTCCTATCCGTTCTTATTGTTCATATGATGGTTACCAGTCACACCCTTACCCTTAGTGTTGGAGGATGGGAGTAATTAAAccaatagagagagagaagtaggCAGTTGAGTAGAGGTTAATGAGAACCAGGACCACAGTATGGGCTTGTTCAGCTATTATGTCTGCATTTTAATATGATGTGTAACATTCTCAATTctactttttttctttgcaaaataaattttagtggCCCTATCTCTATATCTCTCTCTACCTGTGTCAAGGTCGGCCCTTTTCTTCTCATTCTACTAGACCCACAAAGCCACACCTATTTATCACCATCATCACTCTTCCTCTTAAAGCATATAAACAAAAAGTTATACATTTAAGTAAAAAAGAAGCTGAATATTTATACATTCTGGTGTGTCATGTGTGCGTAGATATGATGTGGATTGTGTCAAGTTTATGTAAGCCACTAATGCGGCTACTGGGTCCTCCTATGGGACCTAACTTGGTAGACCTTTAGTATTCAGATTCATAGTATCAACAAGAACCAATGCAATCGTTTCGTTTACAAGTCCTACCTTCTTATCCATTAAGGCTATGCCACAAAAGTGCTGATACTTGACTAAGGATATTATACAATGAGAGTTTTGGTGGTATTATGTGCAATTGTCCAAGTATGGGAGGGAGTACAAAGGAGTTAGAACCTGGTCATGTTTAAGTGCAGACGAGCGTGCAGAGGTCTTGTGTCCTGGCTTGTGATATGTTGGTGTAAGGGAATATCCGGAACTTTCCATTGGCCATACACGTTAGTGTTAGCTGAGCATCACTCACCATTGCCTGTCAAATTCACATATATTGAACTATTAAAAAAAGACTTGGATTCTAGAATCAGTGTCACACAATACCTCGCAGGAAGTAGTCATGTCGCTGCAGCTCCATTTCCTGGTTGGAACACAGTCAACATAGCGACACCAATTGCAGTAGCGGTTGAGATTAACGCCCCAGCAGGCTGCTATTAGAACACCAGCAAGTCTATATAAAAAGAGAGACAAAGATGGATAAGCTTTCTCATATCACTGGAACGCAGAGAGGTAAAGCCAGATCAAAAAGAGACTAAGAGGGATATCTCACATTCCACAGAACAAGACCAGACACACAATCCTTAACACCGGCCTGTCAAACATTTCTTTAAGCCTTGTGGAGCTTCTCATATCATCTTCAAACAGTTTTCCCTTGTGAGGTGGAGGAGGGTCCTGTCTCAGCTGTGGGGTGAATAACAGCACAAGTCCAAGAACGAATCCTGATATGAAACCACCAATATTCGCAAAGTTGTCTATGTAAGGAAGAAAGCCGATCAGGAAATTGACTGTGGAGATAGTGATTATTATCACTAATGCTGAAACCTGTAGCAAGCaagcaaaacataaacaaatacaATCAGAAGAGGTTAATGACAAGAAGAAAACACAAGATATCCTTGACCTTGGAGGTATATAGATTCCAGTTCCTTGCAAGTGCAGAAAGCATAGCTCCAATCAATCCAAAGAAAGCAGCACCGGAACAGATTGAAGGGATGTTTCGAACAAACAACACAGCGAAGAGACTTCCCACAATGCCAGAGAGAAAGTATATCACTGCAATCCTCACTACAGAATCAAAGCAAAAGCAGAGAAAGGCAGATTATGAAACAGATTAGATGAGGTAAGCAAAGTGAAGGAGACGACTTTTACATGGTCCATATCGCTGCTCCATGAATATCCCAACGAAAATCAAGCTCCCAAGATTTATCAGAAGATGAAACAAGCCGCTGTGCAGCCAGGGAGACGTCAACACACGCCAAATCTCATGTTTCTCAACCAGAGCATTCCAGTAAAGACCTCCCATGTGTTGGAAGCTGCAAAATCACAATGAAATATGAGGCATAGAGCTTCATACTCAGTCGTTAGAAGCACGAAACTGACCTGTTTCCTTCAATTTTCCTAAAACCTATAgatctaagaagaagaagaagaagaagaagcactaCGATCTGTAACTTAGGTTCGAGTGATTCATCAAACAGAACGTAGCAGCAATCAGATCCACACAAATCAAACACTATAGATCTAAGGATAAGCAGCGCTACGATCTGTATCTTAGCTTCGATTGATTCATCAAACTGTGCGTAGCAACAAGCAGATCCACACAAATTAAACACTAGTAGATCTACCGAATTCAAATTGAGATCGATTCAATACAACGAAAGCGAAATTCGAGCCGAGAGAGGGAGAGGAACTCACGTAGAAGCGGAGGGACCGAGCATAGGATTCTCGGAGAGAGGCTGGAAAGAGAATCGGCCGAGTAATCTGGCGGCGCAGTGATCGTTAGAGTTTCTGGAGCAGTCGTTGACTCCCATAGTCACCGCGAAGGCGACGATCTGGAGAAGCACGAAGACGGAGACGAGCCACGTGTCGCGCTTGATCTGCCGGGAGCGGTGGCGGAAGAAGGGGAGTTTGTCGGAGCTTGGATCGCCGGCGATGGGAGTGGAAAACGAGAGGTTGCGATGAGATGATGCTTCATCGATCTGCGTCTTCGGCGGCTCCGTCGTAACCTCCATTGCGGTTAGGGATCCGAGACGACTAGTGACGGAGAAAGGTTGTTTTATACAAGTGGCGGGAAAATTTCATACTCCTAATGATTTATTAACCCTTATAGTTTCGTTTTTAAATTCATcacttttttaatatattatgcgACACAATTGCATTCATTTATTGGTTGAGTGTGCTTAATCCATATGAGATACATATCTCACTATCCTCTCATCCCATCTAACcgtttggtttatattttatcaGAATGGAAAGCAACAGAACAAGATGCATGTGTGTCTCTCTTATGTAATTATGTGAAAGTTATGATTGATAAATTGTGTAACTTTTTCGAATACATTAGTTagaaaaatttagtaaaatatgCCAAAAATGTTCCTAAATAATTtagtataatttataaaaatgaatatacaGTAAAACTTCTAATAAATTAATAAGctctttaaattataaattaatactctatatttctttttttttttgaaaattaaaagggttaaacccgggtctattaaagacacagacctaaccTCCGGGTGGAAGGTGCAACCCACGGATGGATCCTCtcccgggtattcaaatgggcTGTAAGCATGAGCCCATATCCGCGTGGCCACATGTGGAGCTAATAATTTCGCACTAAAGGGAATTCGATCCCTGGCCTGGACCAACAGGGCAACTCCTCCTCTAGTGGAAACAATTAGGCCACCACGATGTGGTTAATACTCTATATTTCATTATGTAGTTTGATTAATTAACATTCCCATTGTTGGTGGTTGGATCAAGTACATGGTCCAGCTTCTGAATCTTGTTGTCCATAAGCTCGCAGTGCCTGCGCTCCATGACTTGGGTTTTGGGGTAAATGCCAACACATTCTTAACTCGATTATATGCTAAACAGTTGCCTCAATTTTGGAAGATAACACACACTCACACTCATTAATCCAGTGTTTTAGACGCTTGAGAGATATTTCGTTTACATCAAGCTAAGGCTTCCATGGAGCTCAGACAGTACAGTAAGCAGCATGAATAAGATGGTAAGCATAGAAATCATATGGTCGTCTCTATATGGATACAACATAGATCATGTCGTCAActtgtgtaatatttttttcGGTGTTAGGGTTCGTACAGATGAATTTTAATTTGACTGAATTAAACATATATTCCAATATTCTGCTAGTGGTCattactttctttcttttttaattatctcTACGGACTAATCATATAAGAGAAAACAAGAGTATTCATTCAAAACGAAACTCAACCATTATTATGGTTAGGCCAgagcattcggggtcccaatcgggtttcggttttgtcCAATCCGGtctcggtttttcgggtttatcaaaatcagccccattcgaattatataaaaattcggTTCGGGATCGGTTCGGGTTTTATCGGGTTCtg
This Brassica napus cultivar Da-Ae chromosome C6, Da-Ae, whole genome shotgun sequence DNA region includes the following protein-coding sequences:
- the LOC106357344 gene encoding RHOMBOID-like protein 8 isoform X1 yields the protein MEVTTEPPKTQIDEASSHRNLSFSTPIAGDPSSDKLPFFRHRSRQIKRDTWLVSVFVLLQIVAFAVTMGVNDCSRNSNDHCAARLLGRFSFQPLSENPMLGPSASTFQHMGGLYWNALVEKHEIWRVLTSPWLHSGLFHLLINLGSLIFVGIFMEQRYGPLRIAVIYFLSGIVGSLFAVLFVRNIPSICSGAAFFGLIGAMLSALARNWNLYTSKVSALVIIITISTVNFLIGFLPYIDNFANIGGFISGFVLGLVLLFTPQLRQDPPPPHKGKLFEDDMRSSTRLKEMFDRPVLRIVCLVLFCGILAGVLIAACWGVNLNRYCNWCRYVDCVPTRKWSCSDMTTSCEAMVSDAQLTLTCMANGKFRIFPYTNISQARTQDLCTLVCT
- the LOC106357344 gene encoding RHOMBOID-like protein 8 isoform X2 — translated: MEVTTEPPKTQIDEASSHRNLSFSTPIAGDPSSDKLPFFRHRSRQIKRDTWLVSVFVLLQIVAFAVTMGVNDCSRNSNDHCAARLLGRFSFQPLSENPMLGPSASTFQHMGGLYWNALVEKHEIWRVLTSPWLHSGLFHLLINLGSLIFVGIFMEQRYGPLRIAVIYFLSGIVGSLFAVLFVRNIPSICSGAAFFGLIGAMLSALARNWNLYTSKVSALVIIITISTVNFLIGFLPYIDNFANIGGFISGFVLGLVLLFTPQLRQDPPPPHKGKLFEDDMRSSTRLKEMFDRPVLRIVCLVLFCGILAGVLIAACWGVNLNRYCNWCRYVDCVPTRKWSCSDMTTSCEFNICEFDRQW